A single Paenibacillus sp. FSL R5-0517 DNA region contains:
- a CDS encoding response regulator: MTLSIMIVDDDVVSRSMLHDIIESCGIGELAGMAEGGIEGARMIMDLRPDVVLIDLLMPDQDGIETVAKLKHSGYTGKFIMISQVENKEMVGAAYQNGIEFFIHKPINRVEVEHVLSKVNEQWKYERYVLEIKQSMARLNLVEVPAPAQGRSVRDAARSILMDLGIIGESGSKDIVALMEYAIDQKRAGEWPPLKESYEAVAQTYKSTPKDVEKESKAMEQRIRRTVIAALTNMASIGLTDYSNHKFEHYAPLYFDFQDVRVKMRAMEEDQAADKGKVNIKKFLHVFYMETIEKMNN; this comes from the coding sequence ATGACACTTTCTATCATGATCGTGGATGATGATGTGGTCAGCCGAAGCATGCTGCATGATATCATTGAATCCTGTGGAATCGGCGAGCTTGCAGGTATGGCAGAGGGCGGCATAGAAGGAGCGCGGATGATCATGGATCTGCGTCCCGATGTGGTGCTGATTGATCTGTTGATGCCGGATCAGGACGGAATTGAGACGGTTGCGAAACTGAAGCACAGCGGGTATACCGGCAAATTCATTATGATCTCTCAGGTGGAGAACAAGGAGATGGTAGGTGCTGCCTACCAGAACGGAATTGAATTCTTCATTCATAAACCGATTAATCGGGTAGAAGTGGAGCATGTGCTCAGCAAAGTGAATGAACAGTGGAAGTATGAACGCTACGTGCTGGAGATCAAGCAGTCAATGGCCCGATTAAATCTGGTGGAGGTGCCAGCCCCTGCCCAAGGTCGTTCGGTGCGAGATGCGGCTAGGAGCATTCTGATGGATCTGGGGATCATCGGAGAAAGTGGCAGCAAGGATATAGTGGCCCTTATGGAATATGCAATTGATCAGAAGCGTGCCGGGGAGTGGCCGCCGCTGAAGGAGTCATACGAAGCAGTGGCCCAGACGTACAAGTCTACGCCCAAAGATGTGGAGAAAGAGAGTAAGGCGATGGAACAACGTATTCGCAGAACGGTGATTGCCGCGTTAACGAACATGGCCTCGATTGGACTCACCGACTATAGCAACCACAAGTTTGAGCATTATGCGCCCCTCTACTTTGACTTTCAGGATGTTCGAGTGAAGATGAGAGCCATGGAAGAAGATCAGGCAGCCGACAAAGGCAAGGTGAATATCAAAAAGTTCCTGCATGTGTTCTATATGGAGACGATTGAAAAGATGAATAACTGA
- a CDS encoding ATP-binding protein, giving the protein MRNWVKNENVQMTAIAFATAVGAQFKINPFREDYFRIGLGVSILLFLLMIMPHLSYVKTGILTGMASFLFQSADLINHVQTVSILESMRDNLGAGVYYVVFAYGLSKLRHRFHEMQPLLLGGLITCIDFSSNLVELLLRGMLSGTNIFYMKEWLYLLVVGGLRSYFIIGLYNSFAVRQMRLLHAEQEKRMEQMLSVNSGLYGEVFYLKKAMNTIEGITADSYDLYRDLREQEMNQYSQRTLGIAQQIHEVKKDSQRILAGLLKLYDNEKAVNMSLSEVLNFASKANRKYSEMLHKQVEIDIEQQYDCESPYYIPLLTVMNNLIANAVEAIEYDGKVRIHVYEQGDDVHLVVMDTGKGVPEAKRDVIFEPGYTTKFNEVGIAATGIGLSHVRDIVQSLEGYIKVDSGLPEGKGTTFAIAIPKMNLIKGGDVDDTFYHDRG; this is encoded by the coding sequence ATGCGCAATTGGGTCAAAAACGAGAATGTGCAGATGACGGCCATTGCCTTTGCCACAGCGGTAGGGGCGCAATTCAAGATAAATCCGTTCCGGGAAGATTACTTCCGAATCGGCCTGGGGGTTAGCATCCTTTTATTTCTGCTGATGATTATGCCACATTTGTCTTATGTGAAGACAGGAATCCTGACAGGTATGGCAAGTTTCCTGTTTCAGTCGGCAGATCTCATCAATCATGTACAGACCGTATCCATTCTGGAAAGCATGCGGGACAATCTGGGGGCAGGCGTGTATTATGTGGTCTTTGCCTATGGTCTTAGCAAGCTCAGGCATCGATTCCATGAAATGCAGCCTCTTCTGCTCGGCGGCCTGATTACCTGTATCGACTTTTCCTCTAACCTTGTTGAGCTGCTGCTTCGCGGCATGTTAAGTGGGACCAATATCTTTTATATGAAGGAATGGTTGTATCTGCTTGTGGTGGGCGGTCTGCGAAGTTATTTTATAATTGGGCTCTACAACAGCTTTGCGGTGAGACAGATGCGGCTTTTGCATGCAGAGCAGGAGAAACGGATGGAGCAGATGCTGAGTGTAAACTCAGGTCTGTATGGCGAGGTATTTTACTTGAAAAAAGCAATGAATACGATCGAAGGCATTACGGCAGACAGCTATGATCTATATCGAGATCTTCGAGAGCAGGAGATGAACCAATACAGTCAGCGTACGCTGGGCATTGCTCAGCAGATTCATGAAGTGAAGAAGGACTCACAACGCATTCTTGCGGGTCTGCTGAAATTGTATGATAACGAAAAAGCGGTCAACATGAGCTTGTCCGAAGTGCTGAACTTTGCCAGCAAAGCAAACCGAAAATATAGTGAGATGCTGCATAAGCAGGTGGAGATCGACATCGAGCAACAGTATGATTGTGAGTCTCCGTATTACATTCCTCTTCTAACGGTCATGAACAACCTGATTGCCAATGCGGTAGAGGCGATTGAGTACGATGGGAAGGTCCGAATTCATGTGTATGAGCAGGGAGATGACGTGCATTTGGTCGTGATGGATACTGGAAAAGGCGTACCTGAAGCCAAACGGGATGTGATCTTTGAACCGGGCTATACAACGAAGTTCAATGAAGTCGGCATTGCCGCAACAGGCATTGGTCTGTCTCATGTACGTGATATCGTTCAGTCATTGGAGGGATACATTAAGGTAGACTCGGGACTTCCGGAAGGGAAAGGGACTACATTTGCTATAGCTATTCCCAAAATGAATCTAATCAAGGGGGGCGATGTCGATGACACTTTCTATCATGATCGTGGATGA
- a CDS encoding ATP-binding protein, which produces MRLRQPKSASRFKYVLILSIMLVALVGMRWVWSQFFPALDEHHAVNGVLDLRGVDLERTPIMYLNGEWELYSNELLTSKDISGRGGAAAGVVQVPGNWENVEKNRDLESAIGYATYRLRILTDPLQTPVAFWFKNIRSSSEIELNGDITGGMGRISEDADTYVPRSNSYTATYEHDGTTEIELLIRVANYDSPYIGGIGKPVRFGSQAAVDYARWYSIGFQLAIFLVLLLHGMYACILFVFNPQERALLVAAILTLAVGIVVMAGHDNILMLWLPINYTWGIKLRLIGLLLQNACILLLFQRLTMVHISTKILQLGIVTTLAYIAVILAVPIHVVYAMVHYAFIDLFFLVSSLWFLYIVGVMLFRKQADRDMVFLLLTAGGIISNMLWSTSETSKDVTTVYYPIDIIFAITGFSAYWFKKYFRNAKENIKLNTELQKGDKIKDQFLANTSHELRTPLHGIINIAHNVVTREKDKLDGRSLEDMELLITIGRRMSHLLGDLLDVVRLKEHRIVLRQAPLSIQSVVPGIIAMLQFMAERKPVHLHMKIPESFPPVMADEERLVQILYNLLHNALKHTEEGTISVSAEIREGQALIHVTDTGIGMDEDTRMRIFLPYEQGSYGISDGQGIGLGLNICKELVELHGGALTVHSELGKGSIFSFDLSLANETTHQTQSQLPPIWEQAAEMMQDAPSGFLLPRSGMGDEEVMATAEMAPLLKEGKATILAVDDDPVNLDVLVSILSNEPYTITTARSGQEAMELLGTRQWDLLITDVMMPHMSGYELTQKVREQFSMSELPVLLLTARSQPPDIYTGFASGANDYVTKPVDALELKYRIRALTMLNQSIQERLRMEAAYLQAQIQPHFLFNTLNSLMVLSDIDTEHMRKLGEAFSSYLRISFNYLNTGELVKLSYELELVEAYLFIEKTRFEDRLSVVLNVEPDLPLLLPPLSIQPLIENAVRHGLLSRNVGGTVCLSITRHEGYTRIEVKDNGKGMEPEKVAELLHATPGGKGGIGIVNTNRRLLQRYGQGLSIVSEPGEGTMVSFDIPDEV; this is translated from the coding sequence ATGAGGTTACGACAACCAAAGTCCGCAAGCCGTTTCAAATATGTTCTGATCCTGTCGATTATGTTAGTGGCATTGGTTGGCATGCGTTGGGTCTGGTCGCAGTTCTTCCCTGCGTTGGATGAGCATCACGCTGTGAATGGTGTACTTGACTTACGAGGTGTTGATCTGGAGCGAACGCCGATCATGTATCTGAATGGAGAATGGGAACTATATTCGAATGAATTACTGACCAGTAAGGATATTTCAGGTAGGGGAGGAGCTGCGGCAGGTGTAGTCCAAGTTCCGGGCAATTGGGAAAATGTCGAGAAGAATCGGGATCTGGAGAGTGCAATTGGCTATGCCACATACCGATTACGCATTTTGACGGATCCCCTCCAAACACCTGTGGCCTTCTGGTTCAAAAACATTCGAAGTTCATCCGAGATTGAACTCAATGGGGATATCACAGGTGGAATGGGGAGGATATCGGAGGATGCAGATACATATGTACCGAGAAGTAACTCGTATACGGCGACCTATGAACATGATGGAACCACCGAGATCGAATTACTCATTCGTGTAGCCAATTATGATAGCCCGTACATAGGAGGGATCGGTAAACCCGTTCGCTTCGGTTCCCAGGCGGCGGTTGATTACGCACGTTGGTATTCCATCGGTTTTCAACTGGCCATTTTTCTCGTTTTACTCCTTCATGGCATGTATGCCTGTATTCTGTTTGTGTTCAACCCCCAGGAGCGGGCCTTACTTGTTGCAGCTATATTAACCTTAGCTGTGGGCATCGTGGTTATGGCTGGTCATGATAACATTCTGATGTTATGGCTCCCTATTAACTATACGTGGGGGATCAAGCTTCGTCTGATTGGTCTGCTGCTGCAAAATGCCTGTATTCTGCTGTTGTTCCAGAGATTGACCATGGTACATATCTCAACAAAGATCCTTCAATTAGGCATTGTCACGACATTGGCTTATATTGCTGTTATTTTGGCTGTGCCCATTCACGTTGTCTATGCCATGGTTCATTACGCTTTTATCGACTTATTCTTTCTCGTCTCTTCTCTCTGGTTCCTGTACATTGTAGGTGTCATGCTCTTTAGGAAACAGGCTGATCGGGATATGGTCTTTCTACTCCTGACAGCCGGAGGCATCATATCCAATATGTTGTGGAGTACAAGTGAGACATCGAAAGATGTGACAACAGTCTATTATCCCATTGACATCATCTTTGCCATTACCGGCTTCTCCGCCTATTGGTTCAAGAAATACTTCAGAAATGCCAAGGAGAACATCAAGCTGAATACAGAACTGCAGAAGGGTGACAAAATTAAAGATCAGTTCTTGGCGAATACCTCACATGAACTGAGGACTCCGCTGCACGGGATCATTAACATCGCTCACAATGTAGTCACCCGAGAGAAGGACAAGTTGGATGGACGGAGCCTGGAGGATATGGAACTGCTGATTACGATCGGTCGGCGGATGTCCCATCTCCTCGGTGATCTACTGGATGTAGTCCGGCTGAAGGAACATCGTATTGTATTACGTCAGGCTCCTCTTTCCATACAGTCGGTTGTGCCAGGTATTATCGCCATGCTTCAATTCATGGCAGAACGCAAACCGGTCCACCTTCATATGAAGATTCCGGAATCGTTCCCGCCGGTCATGGCTGATGAAGAAAGGCTCGTTCAGATTTTGTATAATCTGCTGCATAACGCGCTTAAACATACCGAGGAAGGAACGATATCCGTGAGTGCCGAAATTCGTGAAGGACAGGCTCTGATTCATGTGACGGATACCGGCATTGGCATGGATGAGGACACGAGGATGCGCATTTTCCTTCCGTATGAACAAGGGTCATATGGAATAAGCGATGGACAAGGCATCGGGCTTGGACTGAACATTTGTAAAGAGCTCGTTGAATTGCACGGCGGGGCACTAACGGTTCACTCGGAACTCGGAAAGGGTTCGATATTCAGCTTTGACCTGTCGCTCGCGAATGAAACCACCCATCAGACTCAGTCACAGCTTCCTCCGATATGGGAACAGGCCGCGGAGATGATGCAAGATGCACCTAGCGGATTCCTGTTACCCCGCTCAGGTATGGGGGACGAAGAAGTCATGGCGACAGCAGAAATGGCTCCGTTGTTAAAAGAGGGGAAAGCCACCATTCTGGCTGTAGATGATGATCCGGTGAATCTGGATGTGCTGGTCAGCATTCTTTCAAATGAACCCTACACGATAACTACAGCCCGGTCGGGCCAGGAAGCGATGGAACTGCTGGGCACACGCCAGTGGGATCTGCTCATAACGGATGTGATGATGCCCCATATGTCCGGATATGAATTAACCCAGAAGGTGCGGGAACAATTCTCCATGTCAGAGCTTCCGGTGTTGTTGTTAACTGCACGAAGCCAGCCACCGGATATATATACCGGTTTTGCATCGGGAGCCAATGATTATGTCACGAAGCCTGTAGATGCGCTGGAGCTAAAATATCGGATACGTGCATTGACCATGCTAAATCAGTCCATCCAGGAGCGCTTACGCATGGAGGCTGCTTATTTGCAGGCTCAGATCCAGCCGCATTTCCTGTTCAATACGCTGAATTCACTTATGGTCCTAAGTGATATTGATACAGAGCATATGCGGAAGCTTGGTGAAGCTTTTTCATCCTATTTACGAATTAGCTTCAACTATCTCAATACAGGGGAACTGGTGAAATTATCATACGAGCTGGAACTCGTGGAAGCCTATCTTTTTATTGAGAAAACGCGATTTGAAGATCGATTGTCGGTGGTACTAAACGTAGAGCCGGATCTTCCTCTACTTCTCCCGCCGCTGTCGATTCAGCCCTTGATTGAAAATGCCGTAAGACACGGGTTATTAAGCCGAAATGTGGGTGGGACAGTATGCCTATCCATTACTCGCCATGAGGGTTATACCCGTATTGAGGTGAAGGATAATGGCAAAGGCATGGAACCGGAGAAGGTTGCAGAGCTGCTACATGCTACGCCAGGTGGAAAAGGCGGAATAGGCATTGTGAATACGAACCGCAGATTGTTGCAACGGTATGGTCAGGGATTATCGATCGTGAGTGAGCCGGGTGAGGGGACGATGGTATCCTTTGATATTCCGGACGAAGTATAA
- a CDS encoding response regulator produces MKVILVDDERLALIGLQKSLEKEVSDIEIIATYMNPTEAIAGIVEHRPDVVFLDIHMPEMDGMDLGRQIQAVSSGTEIIFVTSYDQYAVHAFELQALDYVMKPIQKDRLKQTVSRVREKLSVKREQRSKDTNVPLICCFNQIQFKLPGKDIQVAKWRTSKAQELFAYLLHHRNQVIHRSVLLELLWPGMEEEKTAHQLYTTMYHVRQTLKTCNMDMIKIQSGHLEAGYRLELGEAQLDSEQWEREIRQWKAVDASTVHAYEQALHLYKGTYLGNYEYMWAEPERERLRYLWLYHMRQLSLYYQQHGLTDKVIESTRRIQHMLPDEEESYFILMKLYDEMHNDLGVEEQYRLLTTRMEQDLEIPISEEVREWYRDWKLGLIKSGQRIQ; encoded by the coding sequence GTGAAAGTGATATTGGTTGACGACGAACGTCTAGCGTTGATAGGCCTTCAAAAATCACTAGAAAAAGAAGTAAGCGACATCGAAATTATTGCTACATATATGAATCCAACAGAGGCTATCGCAGGCATTGTGGAGCACAGACCTGATGTTGTATTTCTGGATATCCATATGCCAGAGATGGATGGGATGGATCTGGGTAGACAGATTCAGGCGGTATCATCCGGCACCGAGATTATATTTGTAACCAGTTACGATCAATATGCGGTACATGCTTTCGAACTTCAGGCCTTGGACTATGTCATGAAGCCTATCCAAAAAGATCGATTGAAGCAGACGGTGAGTCGTGTAAGAGAGAAACTGAGTGTAAAACGCGAGCAACGTTCAAAGGATACAAACGTACCTTTGATTTGCTGTTTTAATCAGATTCAGTTTAAGCTTCCGGGCAAGGATATTCAGGTTGCCAAATGGCGCACAAGCAAGGCGCAGGAGCTGTTTGCATACCTGCTTCACCATCGGAACCAGGTTATTCATCGCAGTGTTCTGCTGGAGCTTCTGTGGCCGGGAATGGAAGAGGAGAAGACGGCACACCAACTCTACACTACGATGTATCATGTCCGCCAAACCCTGAAAACTTGCAATATGGATATGATTAAGATTCAAAGTGGACACCTGGAGGCAGGTTATCGACTTGAATTGGGTGAGGCTCAGTTGGATAGTGAGCAGTGGGAACGGGAAATCAGGCAATGGAAGGCCGTAGACGCAAGTACCGTTCATGCCTATGAGCAAGCGCTTCATCTATATAAGGGTACCTATCTTGGTAATTATGAATACATGTGGGCTGAACCTGAGCGGGAAAGATTACGCTATCTGTGGCTGTATCATATGAGACAACTAAGTCTGTATTACCAGCAGCATGGACTGACGGATAAAGTGATTGAGAGTACACGACGTATCCAGCATATGCTTCCGGATGAAGAAGAAAGTTATTTTATTCTAATGAAGTTATATGATGAAATGCACAACGATCTCGGTGTGGAGGAGCAGTATCGTCTCTTAACTACCAGAATGGAGCAAGATTTGGAGATACCGATTAGTGAAGAGGTCCGCGAATGGTACAGGGACTGGAAGCTGGGACTGATCAAGTCAGGACAGCGTATCCAATGA
- a CDS encoding DinB family protein: protein MSDANQSFGQALVKSLVGERGHIRIAHALPDIDVTLAARTHEAMPYTIYQLVKHMHYWQQFMLEHLEGRKPQPPAKASESWPEEKGPQDEATWKADIQAFLAGVDQAVTIAETAQLDEPLLYFPGETKAGLLRNIASHNSYHLGEIVLLRRFYGAWPPPGGGYPA, encoded by the coding sequence ATGTCAGATGCGAATCAAAGCTTCGGGCAAGCCCTTGTTAAATCATTAGTGGGGGAACGCGGTCATATCCGCATCGCCCATGCTCTACCCGATATCGATGTCACACTTGCTGCTCGTACGCACGAGGCCATGCCTTATACGATCTATCAGTTGGTGAAACATATGCATTATTGGCAGCAATTCATGCTCGAACACTTGGAAGGACGCAAGCCACAGCCCCCTGCTAAAGCGAGTGAGAGCTGGCCTGAGGAGAAAGGCCCTCAGGACGAAGCAACCTGGAAGGCAGATATTCAGGCATTCCTGGCTGGGGTTGATCAAGCGGTAACCATTGCAGAAACAGCACAATTAGATGAGCCACTACTTTATTTCCCGGGGGAAACCAAAGCAGGACTTCTGCGCAATATCGCCTCCCATAACTCGTACCATCTAGGGGAGATTGTTCTGCTACGTCGCTTCTACGGTGCGTGGCCGCCTCCAGGTGGCGGATATCCGGCGTAA
- a CDS encoding SDR family oxidoreductase, whose protein sequence is MQTEPSVIRYTALVIGAGGVIGRNLIDYLMTLPEWNVIGVSRRGGEDAPRLRYISADLLNEADTQDKLSHLTTVTHIFYAAYQDRPTWAELVQPNLAMLVNVVNTIEPIAPNLQHISLMQGYKVYGAHLGPFKTPAKETDAHHMPPEFNVNQQQFLEERQPGNSWTWSALRPSVVCGFALGNPMNLAMVIGVYAAISKELGLPLRFPGKPGAYHSLLEMTDATLLAHATVWAATDPRCANQAFNITNGDLFRWNELWPRIAAFFEMETAPPLPLSLATVMADKEDLWKSMIEKYGLVNTLYDDVSSWAFGDFVFSWDYDFFADGSKARRFGFHDFIDTEAMFMDIFRNLRDRNILP, encoded by the coding sequence TTGCAAACCGAACCATCTGTTATCCGCTACACTGCCCTTGTTATCGGTGCTGGAGGCGTCATTGGAAGAAACCTTATTGATTATCTGATGACACTTCCCGAGTGGAATGTCATTGGTGTATCTCGCCGCGGAGGGGAAGATGCCCCCAGATTACGTTATATATCAGCTGATTTACTGAATGAAGCAGACACACAAGACAAACTAAGTCATTTAACGACCGTTACGCATATTTTCTACGCCGCGTATCAGGATCGCCCAACCTGGGCCGAATTGGTACAGCCCAACTTGGCCATGCTCGTTAATGTGGTGAATACGATTGAACCGATCGCTCCAAATCTCCAACATATTAGCCTAATGCAAGGTTATAAAGTATACGGTGCGCATCTGGGCCCATTCAAAACACCTGCCAAAGAAACGGATGCACATCATATGCCCCCCGAATTCAACGTCAATCAGCAGCAGTTTCTCGAGGAACGGCAACCCGGAAACAGCTGGACCTGGTCAGCCCTTCGCCCGTCTGTGGTGTGTGGATTTGCCCTGGGTAATCCAATGAATCTTGCCATGGTTATTGGCGTATATGCGGCTATCTCCAAGGAACTTGGCTTACCACTTCGATTCCCTGGAAAACCAGGAGCGTATCATTCGCTGCTTGAAATGACGGATGCCACATTGCTCGCTCATGCAACCGTATGGGCAGCAACCGATCCGCGATGTGCCAATCAGGCATTTAATATCACCAATGGCGATCTGTTTCGCTGGAATGAGCTTTGGCCCCGAATCGCTGCTTTTTTTGAAATGGAAACCGCACCTCCACTCCCCCTCTCACTTGCAACTGTGATGGCAGATAAAGAAGATCTATGGAAGTCCATGATTGAAAAGTATGGTTTGGTGAACACCCTTTATGATGATGTCTCTTCCTGGGCATTTGGTGACTTTGTCTTCTCGTGGGATTACGATTTCTTCGCAGATGGTTCCAAGGCTCGCCGCTTCGGATTTCATGATTTCATTGACACTGAGGCTATGTTTATGGATATTTTTAGAAATCTACGTGATCGCAATATCCTTCCGTAA
- a CDS encoding helix-turn-helix domain-containing protein, whose protein sequence is MEEPLKVYNTAVEAFLEVIGGKWKPVILFHLTFGKKRNGELMKLIPSITQKVLTQQLGELTEAGVIVRISHHQVPPKVEYELTAYGWTLKEILHLMCRWGDIHVENVYGDRGKILFKPPTTTDR, encoded by the coding sequence ATGGAGGAACCGCTCAAAGTATATAACACTGCAGTTGAAGCTTTTCTTGAAGTGATCGGGGGAAAGTGGAAGCCCGTTATTCTATTCCATCTTACCTTTGGCAAGAAACGTAATGGTGAACTGATGAAACTGATCCCTTCGATCACCCAGAAAGTATTGACTCAGCAACTTGGTGAATTAACGGAGGCGGGGGTCATTGTCCGAATTTCTCATCACCAGGTCCCGCCTAAAGTGGAGTATGAGTTAACAGCATATGGGTGGACTCTTAAAGAGATTCTTCATCTGATGTGTAGGTGGGGCGATATACACGTGGAGAATGTTTATGGTGATCGAGGAAAAATTCTGTTTAAGCCACCAACGACTACGGACCGTTGA
- a CDS encoding MarR family transcriptional regulator: MEEQNIFELIHNMDNFTNKLIIQWNKAFNEDLGVSHVLVLSHLHQNGKSRPSDIAKKLGFTPPTLSYLSDKMVAKELVVRMVDEADRRIIYLNITDKGTEVLGRAILEGQQLRKNLFQKLNEEDRAQLVRIFEKMNRED; this comes from the coding sequence ATGGAAGAACAGAACATTTTTGAGCTTATACACAATATGGATAATTTCACCAACAAGTTGATTATACAATGGAACAAAGCATTTAATGAGGACCTTGGTGTCTCTCATGTGCTTGTACTCAGTCATCTCCATCAGAATGGAAAAAGCCGACCTTCGGATATTGCAAAAAAATTAGGATTCACGCCGCCTACACTCAGTTATTTATCGGACAAGATGGTAGCCAAGGAACTAGTCGTTAGAATGGTTGATGAAGCGGACCGTCGCATTATTTATTTGAACATTACGGATAAAGGGACCGAAGTCCTCGGAAGAGCAATCTTGGAGGGCCAGCAGCTGCGTAAGAATTTATTCCAGAAATTAAACGAAGAGGATCGAGCGCAACTAGTCCGTATTTTTGAGAAGATGAATCGGGAAGATTAA
- a CDS encoding SDR family oxidoreductase produces the protein MGKLDHKVAIITGGASGIGEGMVDLFAQEGAIVIAADINEEALERVSQKENVYGMKLNVSSDEDWQALAKVVNERFGKIDILVNNAGISSEKPFEEINAQDWEKMLSINGYGPFAGMKHVTPYMAAQKKGSIVNISSYTAMIGQGFNHYSASKGAVRALSKAAATTFGRQGIRVNALFPGIIETPMTQSLNTSKELLERLIQATPLQRLGQAIDIAKAALFLASDDSSYITGSELVIDGGYSAQ, from the coding sequence ATGGGAAAATTAGATCATAAAGTAGCTATTATTACTGGCGGTGCCTCGGGAATCGGAGAGGGCATGGTAGATCTTTTTGCGCAGGAAGGCGCCATCGTCATTGCAGCAGATATTAATGAGGAAGCACTGGAGAGAGTAAGCCAAAAAGAGAATGTGTACGGAATGAAGTTGAATGTATCTTCGGATGAAGATTGGCAGGCACTGGCGAAAGTAGTGAATGAACGATTTGGGAAAATTGACATTCTGGTCAACAATGCAGGCATTTCTTCAGAGAAGCCTTTTGAGGAAATCAATGCACAGGATTGGGAGAAAATGCTCTCCATTAACGGTTACGGCCCATTCGCTGGCATGAAACATGTCACTCCCTATATGGCAGCCCAGAAAAAAGGTTCCATCGTCAATATCTCATCATACACGGCTATGATTGGACAAGGCTTTAACCATTACTCGGCATCCAAAGGCGCGGTACGTGCATTATCCAAAGCCGCTGCGACCACCTTCGGACGTCAAGGCATTCGGGTGAATGCTCTTTTTCCCGGGATTATCGAAACACCGATGACCCAATCTTTGAACACATCCAAGGAACTGCTTGAACGATTAATTCAGGCAACGCCTTTGCAGCGTCTGGGCCAGGCTATCGATATAGCCAAAGCCGCGTTGTTCCTGGCGTCGGATGATTCTTCGTACATTACCGGATCTGAACTGGTGATCGATGGTGGCTACTCAGCCCAATAG
- a CDS encoding SH3 domain-containing protein translates to MIKNWKENVVVQNCTSVCSKLFVLFIFAFVSFYIPTGKAEALASYDSKVNVWDVKAAGLNVRNGPGSAYPIVSQVSQGTDLVEYCPSANCGLTTGGDFEWSRVYYPDSQIGYYANAASGWAAMYNTVGTTVFNYQYASVAKTSRATSMYSSACSNLSGTIRHFPQVNYYLQSFDSELKASPCNPNAWRLKDFQGDSDPQGYFYNGYVNGWNLKAE, encoded by the coding sequence ATGATTAAAAATTGGAAGGAGAATGTAGTTGTGCAAAATTGTACTAGTGTATGTAGTAAATTATTTGTTTTATTCATCTTCGCCTTTGTATCTTTCTATATTCCAACAGGGAAAGCTGAAGCGCTTGCATCGTACGACAGCAAGGTCAATGTATGGGATGTCAAAGCTGCAGGTTTGAATGTTCGCAATGGCCCCGGATCTGCATATCCTATTGTTTCTCAGGTGAGTCAGGGGACAGATCTCGTAGAATATTGTCCATCTGCGAATTGTGGACTTACAACTGGTGGCGATTTTGAATGGAGTCGAGTTTATTATCCAGATTCTCAGATTGGCTACTATGCGAACGCTGCTTCAGGTTGGGCAGCTATGTATAATACTGTAGGGACTACTGTATTCAATTACCAATATGCATCGGTAGCTAAAACAAGTAGAGCAACCAGTATGTATTCAAGTGCCTGTAGCAATCTGAGTGGCACCATCAGACATTTCCCACAGGTGAATTATTACTTGCAATCATTCGATTCTGAATTAAAAGCATCGCCTTGCAATCCTAACGCATGGAGACTGAAGGATTTTCAAGGTGATTCCGATCCACAAGGTTATTTTTATAATGGATATGTAAATGGCTGGAACTTAAAAGCAGAATGA